The following coding sequences are from one Limnobacter sp. SAORIC-580 window:
- a CDS encoding VC_2705 family sodium/solute symporter — MSFTLSLTRFFSVLTFGFLVCIAGAAIMEDYGIGRQWIGYFFIFVTLGAYAVIGLLSRTSDMHEYFVASRTVPSVYNGMATAADWMSAASFLGVAGTLFYSGFEALALLVGWTGGFVLIALLIAPYLRKFAFFSVGDFLATRYAGPDKGRAVRLICVLITVSISFVYVIAQIYAVGLITSRFAGVEFGIGVFFGLAGILVCSFLGGMRAVTWTAVAQYIVMIVAMMVSVVALIGFTGKGDTERFVDGGPTSFPEYVRAQERKFFADPAEAEVRSVYLREADRYQLLIDTLPSSWAEGYEARRKNLELARYDGSTFQEIKAAERVLTSYPKDPQDAKRKWSQEKQRYLDKVKASVPHFGSVKDDSGLSNSRALISFLAVAFTLMCGTVALPHIIMRFYTTPNASQTRWSVVFALGCILVIYLASPWLSVIAKVVVYENLVGLSYNEIPNWIAAWSRVTPGLATLQDVNQDGVVQFAEIGLSPDILVLITPEIAGMPFFLSGLIAAGGLAAALSTADGLLLAIAGSLSHDLYYRVLDPEATAQRRVTMSKIALLSAALMAAWITSLQPGNIVVLVGSAFALAASSLFVPLVAGIFWSGATRRGALWAMGTGFLSSSLCLALTNSSFMALFNLDAVQIGGLSGVASGVFTIPLSALAMVVASLLGGRKDEAPAVMRVLRLPESEGKV; from the coding sequence ATGAGTTTCACGCTCAGCCTGACCCGGTTTTTCTCGGTGCTTACCTTCGGCTTTTTGGTGTGCATTGCCGGCGCCGCCATTATGGAGGACTACGGCATAGGCCGGCAGTGGATTGGTTACTTTTTCATTTTCGTCACGCTGGGTGCTTATGCGGTGATCGGCCTGCTCAGCCGCACCTCGGACATGCACGAGTACTTTGTGGCCTCGCGCACCGTACCCTCGGTGTACAACGGCATGGCCACAGCTGCCGACTGGATGAGTGCGGCCTCCTTTCTGGGGGTGGCGGGCACCTTGTTCTACAGTGGTTTTGAAGCCTTGGCCTTGCTGGTGGGCTGGACAGGCGGTTTTGTGCTGATTGCCTTGCTGATTGCACCTTACCTGCGCAAATTCGCGTTTTTTTCAGTGGGCGATTTTTTGGCCACCCGTTATGCCGGACCTGACAAGGGCAGGGCAGTGCGGCTGATTTGTGTATTGATCACCGTGAGTATTTCTTTCGTGTACGTGATTGCGCAAATTTACGCGGTGGGTTTGATTACGTCGCGCTTTGCCGGTGTCGAGTTTGGTATCGGTGTGTTCTTCGGACTTGCCGGTATTTTGGTGTGCTCTTTCTTGGGTGGCATGCGGGCGGTAACCTGGACCGCAGTTGCGCAATACATTGTAATGATCGTCGCCATGATGGTGAGCGTGGTGGCCTTGATCGGGTTTACCGGCAAAGGCGACACCGAGCGTTTTGTGGATGGTGGCCCCACCAGTTTTCCCGAGTATGTGCGGGCGCAGGAACGTAAATTTTTTGCCGACCCTGCGGAAGCCGAGGTGCGCAGTGTGTACCTGCGGGAAGCGGATCGTTACCAGTTGTTGATTGATACCCTGCCTTCATCTTGGGCGGAAGGCTATGAGGCACGCCGTAAAAACCTGGAACTGGCGCGTTACGACGGCTCGACGTTTCAAGAAATCAAAGCAGCCGAGCGGGTGCTGACCAGCTACCCCAAAGACCCCCAAGATGCCAAACGCAAATGGAGTCAGGAAAAGCAGCGTTACCTGGACAAGGTGAAAGCCAGCGTGCCGCATTTTGGGTCGGTCAAAGACGATTCCGGGCTGTCGAATTCCCGGGCCTTGATCAGTTTTCTGGCGGTGGCTTTTACCCTGATGTGTGGGACCGTTGCATTGCCCCACATCATTATGCGGTTTTACACCACACCGAATGCGTCACAAACCCGGTGGTCGGTGGTGTTTGCCTTGGGTTGTATTTTGGTGATTTATCTGGCTTCGCCCTGGTTAAGTGTGATCGCCAAGGTGGTGGTGTACGAAAACCTGGTGGGATTGAGTTACAACGAGATTCCTAACTGGATTGCAGCGTGGTCGCGGGTAACTCCCGGGCTGGCCACCTTGCAGGACGTGAACCAGGATGGTGTGGTTCAGTTTGCAGAAATCGGTTTGAGCCCCGATATTTTGGTGTTGATTACGCCTGAAATTGCGGGCATGCCGTTTTTTCTATCAGGCTTGATTGCTGCGGGTGGCCTTGCTGCCGCATTGTCGACCGCCGATGGCCTGTTGCTGGCGATTGCAGGCAGTTTGTCGCATGACCTGTATTACCGGGTGCTCGACCCCGAGGCCACCGCACAGCGCAGGGTGACCATGTCAAAAATTGCGTTGTTGAGCGCAGCGCTGATGGCCGCCTGGATCACCAGTTTGCAGCCGGGCAATATTGTGGTCTTGGTGGGCTCTGCATTTGCTTTGGCAGCCTCAAGCCTGTTTGTGCCACTGGTGGCTGGTATTTTCTGGAGCGGTGCTACCCGCCGTGGGGCCTTGTGGGCCATGGGCACCGGGTTTCTCAGTTCAAGCCTTTGCCTTGCGCTGACCAATTCATCGTTCATGGCTTTGTTTAATCTGGATGCTGTGCAAATTGGGGGTTTGAGCGGCGTGGCCAGTGGTGTGTTTACCATTCCTTTAAGCGCCCTGGCCATGGTGGTGGCCTCCTTGTTGGGTGGTCGCAAAGACGAAGCACCTGCCGTAATGCGTGTGTTGCGGCTGCCCGAATCGGAAGGAAAAGTGTGA
- the acs gene encoding acetate--CoA ligase: protein MSSIESVSHETRVFQPSADWQRSAAIGGMDAYKALCKEAETDFEGFWARLAKENLQFAKAYNQVLDESNPPFYKWFTGGELNVSANCLDKNVDAGLGDKVALIFEADGGEVTKVTYKELLAKVSRIANGLKSLGVKKGDRVVIYMPMSVEGVAAMQACARIGATHSVVFGGFSAKALQDRIVDTGAVAVFTADQQVRGGKQLPLKAIVDEALSLGGCDAVKNVIVYKRTGADVGMQAGRDVYMHELADKQSDVCAPEMVDSEHPLFILYTSGSTGKPKGVQHSSAGYLLWAMLTMKWTFDIKPNDVFWCTADIGWITGHTYITYGPLAVGATQIVFEGVPTYPNAGRFWEMIQRHSATIFYTAPTAIRSLIKACESDEKVHPKSYDLSSLRLMGSVGEPINPEAWMWYYKNVGGEKCPIVDTFWQTETGGHMITPLPGATPLVPGSCTLPLPGIMAAVVDEVGGDLPNGQGGILVVKRPWPSMIRTIWGDPERFKKSYFPEELGGKLYLAGDGAVRDKDSGNFTIMGRIDDVLNVSGHRMGTMEIESSLVANELVAEAAVVGRPDELTGEAIVAFVVLKGDRPTGEAGQKLAMDLRNWVGKDIGPIAKPKEIRFGDNLPKTRSGKIMRRLLRSLAKGEQITQDTSTLENPAILDQLGKPL from the coding sequence ATGTCATCGATCGAATCAGTGTCACACGAAACGCGTGTGTTTCAGCCCAGTGCTGACTGGCAGCGCAGCGCCGCAATTGGCGGTATGGACGCTTACAAAGCCTTGTGCAAAGAAGCTGAAACGGATTTCGAAGGTTTTTGGGCTCGTTTGGCCAAAGAAAACCTGCAGTTTGCAAAGGCTTACAACCAGGTATTGGATGAATCCAACCCCCCATTCTACAAATGGTTTACTGGTGGCGAATTGAATGTTTCGGCCAACTGTTTGGACAAGAACGTGGATGCTGGCTTGGGTGACAAGGTTGCCTTGATTTTTGAAGCCGATGGCGGCGAAGTGACCAAGGTGACTTACAAGGAATTGCTGGCCAAGGTAAGCCGCATTGCCAACGGCCTGAAAAGCCTGGGCGTGAAGAAAGGCGACCGTGTTGTTATTTACATGCCCATGAGCGTGGAAGGTGTTGCGGCCATGCAAGCCTGTGCGCGTATTGGTGCAACCCACTCCGTGGTGTTTGGCGGTTTCTCGGCCAAGGCCTTGCAAGACCGCATTGTGGATACAGGTGCGGTGGCGGTGTTCACTGCCGATCAACAAGTGCGCGGTGGCAAGCAGTTGCCCCTGAAAGCGATTGTGGATGAAGCGCTAAGCCTGGGTGGCTGCGACGCTGTGAAGAATGTAATTGTGTACAAACGCACAGGTGCAGATGTGGGCATGCAGGCTGGCCGGGATGTGTACATGCACGAGTTGGCTGACAAGCAAAGTGATGTGTGCGCGCCTGAAATGGTGGATTCCGAGCACCCACTGTTTATTCTCTACACCTCAGGTTCTACCGGTAAGCCCAAGGGTGTGCAGCACAGTTCTGCTGGTTATTTGCTGTGGGCCATGCTCACCATGAAGTGGACATTCGACATCAAGCCCAATGATGTGTTTTGGTGTACGGCCGACATTGGCTGGATTACCGGCCACACCTACATTACTTATGGCCCATTGGCTGTGGGTGCTACGCAAATCGTGTTTGAGGGCGTGCCCACATATCCGAATGCTGGCCGTTTCTGGGAAATGATCCAGCGCCACAGTGCCACCATTTTTTACACCGCACCCACAGCGATTCGTTCATTGATCAAGGCTTGTGAGTCTGATGAAAAAGTACACCCCAAGAGCTATGACCTGTCGAGCCTTCGCTTGATGGGTTCAGTCGGCGAGCCTATCAACCCGGAAGCCTGGATGTGGTACTACAAGAATGTGGGTGGCGAAAAGTGCCCTATCGTTGATACCTTCTGGCAAACCGAAACCGGTGGCCACATGATCACGCCACTGCCCGGTGCCACACCCCTGGTGCCTGGTTCATGCACATTGCCACTGCCCGGCATCATGGCGGCGGTGGTGGACGAAGTGGGTGGTGATTTGCCCAACGGCCAGGGCGGCATTTTGGTGGTGAAGCGACCATGGCCTTCGATGATCCGTACCATTTGGGGCGATCCCGAGCGTTTCAAGAAGAGCTACTTCCCTGAAGAATTGGGCGGCAAGTTGTACCTAGCCGGTGACGGCGCTGTGCGCGACAAGGACAGCGGTAATTTCACCATCATGGGTCGAATCGACGATGTGCTGAACGTCTCGGGACACCGCATGGGCACCATGGAAATTGAAAGCTCTCTGGTGGCCAACGAATTGGTGGCCGAGGCCGCAGTGGTGGGTCGCCCTGACGAATTGACCGGTGAAGCGATTGTGGCTTTTGTGGTGTTGAAGGGTGATCGCCCTACGGGTGAAGCCGGGCAGAAACTGGCCATGGACTTGCGCAACTGGGTTGGAAAAGACATTGGCCCGATCGCCAAGCCCAAGGAAATTCGTTTCGGCGACAACCTGCCCAAAACACGGTCAGGCAAAATCATGCGTCGTTTGTTGCGCAGCCTGGCCAAAGGTGAGCAAATTACGCAAGACACCTCCACCCTGGAGAACCCGGCCATTCTGGATCAATTGGGCAAGCCGCTTTAA
- a CDS encoding TIGR00645 family protein, which produces MEQHTKQPIPLLARIIFSSRWLQLPLYLGLIVAQIVYVYHFLIELWHLVGGTASHQLDETGIMLIVLALIDVVMISNLLIMVTVGGYETFVSRMRLETHPDQPEWLDHVNASVLKVKLAMAIIGISSIHLLKTFINAEQYDTKTIVAQSAIHVIFLLSAVAIAWCDRLISQPAHGKAH; this is translated from the coding sequence ATGGAACAACACACCAAACAACCCATTCCGCTTCTGGCCCGAATCATTTTCTCAAGTCGCTGGCTGCAGTTGCCCCTTTACCTCGGTTTGATCGTTGCCCAAATCGTCTATGTGTATCACTTTTTGATCGAACTTTGGCACTTGGTGGGTGGCACTGCCAGCCATCAACTCGACGAAACCGGCATCATGCTGATCGTTTTGGCGCTCATCGATGTGGTCATGATATCGAACCTGCTGATCATGGTCACCGTGGGCGGTTATGAAACCTTTGTCAGCCGCATGCGGCTTGAAACCCACCCAGATCAACCCGAGTGGCTGGATCACGTCAACGCCTCGGTGTTGAAAGTAAAACTGGCCATGGCCATCATCGGCATTTCCTCCATTCACTTGCTGAAAACTTTCATCAACGCTGAGCAGTACGACACCAAAACTATCGTGGCCCAGTCCGCCATTCACGTCATTTTCCTGCTGTCTGCGGTTGCAATTGCCTGGTGTGACCGACTCATCTCGCAACCAGCCCACGGCAAAGCACATTAA
- a CDS encoding fumarate hydratase, with the protein MTTIKQEDFISSIADAFQYISYYHPLDYIQALGKAYEREESAAAKDAIAQILTNSRMCAEGKRPICQDTGISVVFLKVGMNVRWESTMSVTDMVNEGVRRAYLHPDNKLRASVLLDPAGARKNSKDNTPAVIHYEIVPGDDVEVICAAKGGGSENKSKMVMLNPSDSIVDWVLKTVPTMGAGWCPPGILGIGIGGTPEKAMLLAKESLMAPCDIHELLERGPSNRIEELRLELYDKVNSLGIGAQGLGGLTTVLDVKILDYPTHAASLPIAMIPNCAATRHVHFHLHGDGPAKLEVPNLADWPQVSWTADTEKSKRVNLDTLTPEEVASWKPGQTLLLNGKMLTGRDAAHKRIADMLAKGEKLPVDFTNRVIYYVGPVDPVRDEAVGPAGPTTATRMDKFTRMMLEKTGLIAMIGKAERGPVAIEAIRDNKSAYLMAVGGAAYLVSKAITNAKVVGFEDLGMEAIYEFEIKDMPVTVAVDSTGISVHNTGPKEWQAKIGKIPVSVA; encoded by the coding sequence ATGACCACCATCAAGCAAGAAGACTTCATCAGCTCGATCGCCGATGCCTTCCAATATATTTCTTATTACCACCCGCTTGATTACATTCAAGCCTTGGGCAAGGCCTATGAGCGCGAGGAAAGTGCTGCTGCCAAAGATGCGATTGCGCAAATCCTGACCAACAGCCGCATGTGCGCCGAAGGCAAACGCCCTATTTGTCAAGACACCGGTATTTCAGTGGTGTTCCTGAAAGTGGGCATGAATGTGCGTTGGGAATCGACCATGAGCGTAACCGACATGGTGAATGAGGGTGTGCGCCGTGCTTACCTGCACCCCGACAACAAACTGCGCGCCTCGGTGCTGCTCGACCCGGCCGGTGCCCGCAAAAACAGCAAAGACAACACCCCCGCCGTTATTCACTACGAAATAGTGCCCGGCGACGATGTTGAGGTAATTTGCGCAGCCAAAGGTGGCGGCTCCGAGAACAAATCAAAAATGGTCATGCTCAACCCCTCTGACTCCATCGTGGACTGGGTACTGAAAACTGTACCCACCATGGGCGCGGGCTGGTGCCCCCCGGGTATTTTGGGCATTGGTATTGGTGGCACGCCCGAAAAAGCGATGCTGCTGGCCAAAGAAAGCCTGATGGCCCCTTGCGACATTCATGAACTGCTGGAGCGCGGCCCCAGCAACCGAATTGAAGAATTGCGCCTGGAGCTTTACGACAAAGTGAATTCACTGGGTATTGGTGCGCAAGGCCTGGGTGGCCTGACAACCGTGCTGGACGTAAAAATTCTCGACTACCCCACGCATGCCGCGTCTTTGCCAATCGCAATGATCCCGAATTGTGCCGCCACACGTCACGTACACTTCCATTTGCATGGCGATGGCCCAGCCAAGCTGGAAGTACCAAACCTGGCTGACTGGCCACAGGTAAGCTGGACTGCCGACACCGAGAAAAGCAAGCGTGTGAACCTGGACACGCTAACCCCGGAAGAAGTGGCCAGCTGGAAACCCGGTCAAACCTTGCTGTTGAACGGCAAAATGCTGACCGGCCGCGACGCTGCCCACAAACGCATCGCCGACATGTTGGCCAAAGGTGAAAAATTGCCGGTGGACTTCACCAACCGCGTGATTTACTACGTGGGCCCTGTCGACCCGGTGCGCGACGAAGCTGTGGGCCCAGCCGGCCCCACCACCGCCACGCGCATGGACAAGTTCACTCGCATGATGCTGGAAAAAACCGGTTTGATCGCGATGATCGGCAAAGCCGAGCGCGGCCCGGTTGCGATTGAGGCAATTCGTGACAACAAATCAGCCTATCTGATGGCTGTGGGTGGCGCGGCATACCTTGTGTCCAAAGCGATTACCAATGCGAAGGTGGTCGGCTTCGAAGACCTGGGCATGGAGGCCATTTACGAGTTCGAGATCAAGGACATGCCGGTCACAGTGGCCGTGGACAGCACCGGTATTTCCGTGCACAACACCGGCCCGAAAGAGTGGCAAGCCAAGATCGGAAAAATTCCAGTCAGCGTGGCTTAA
- a CDS encoding M48 family metalloprotease, with translation MANHSLEVLKLSVLFDNHFFNGVPTQVHFIQNSTMVGTWIDEQGAANLSIGLDRIKFMNSDQLVFLIAHEYGHLVLKHPDKTIEIQQQYGIVSTFDEFMLSPDMKRDYSRLMREMELQADLFGAQLVLGLGHDPVSGASFLLGETKSIQHPEGTLRVAKIKAGEQSLVAEDFSGTFNNLAMQLSDAEVLAALVPSYTQPIDSIDSTVKAAVESWPASGAGSYAGDTLYGFEVSVLLTIAVLACAMPRWWRKTSVG, from the coding sequence ATGGCAAATCATTCGCTGGAAGTACTCAAGCTCAGCGTGTTGTTCGACAACCATTTTTTCAATGGTGTGCCCACGCAGGTTCACTTTATTCAGAACAGCACCATGGTGGGTACCTGGATAGACGAACAAGGTGCCGCAAATTTAAGCATTGGGCTAGATCGAATCAAGTTCATGAACAGTGATCAGTTGGTTTTTTTGATTGCGCATGAGTACGGTCACCTTGTGTTGAAACATCCTGATAAAACCATTGAGATTCAACAGCAGTACGGGATTGTTTCCACGTTCGATGAATTCATGTTGTCCCCGGACATGAAACGCGATTATTCCAGGCTGATGCGCGAGATGGAACTGCAGGCAGATTTGTTCGGCGCGCAGTTGGTGTTGGGCTTGGGGCACGACCCTGTGTCGGGCGCTTCATTTTTACTTGGCGAAACCAAAAGCATTCAACACCCCGAGGGCACCTTGCGGGTCGCAAAAATCAAGGCCGGTGAGCAAAGCCTGGTGGCCGAGGATTTCTCGGGCACGTTCAATAATTTGGCCATGCAGTTGAGCGATGCGGAAGTATTGGCAGCCTTGGTGCCTAGCTACACCCAGCCTATCGATTCTATTGATTCGACGGTAAAAGCGGCGGTGGAAAGCTGGCCAGCATCCGGTGCTGGCAGCTATGCCGGCGACACCTTGTATGGATTTGAGGTGTCGGTTTTGCTGACAATTGCGGTGCTGGCCTGCGCCATGCCAAGATGGTGGCGCAAGACCAGCGTGGGTTAG
- a CDS encoding propionate--CoA ligase — MVEQAKHQSNGTYQNLYDESIRNPKGFWARQADLIHWQKPFEKVLDDSKPPFAAWYVGGETNLCYNAVDRHLDQLGDKPALIYVSTEVDQEKVYTFRQLHQEVQIAAAMLQKMGVKKGDRVLIYMPMIPEATFAMLACARIGAIHSVVFGGFASHSLASRIEDAKPKVIVSADAGSRAGKAVAYKPLLDEAIARSSYKPGHVLMVNRGLVPFDTVEGRDHDYAALRKELATAKVPVTWLEATDTSYILYTSGTTGKPKGVQRDVGGYAVALAASMKYIFMGEKGKTFFATSDIGWVVGHSYIIYGPLIAGMATVMYEGLPIRPDAGIWWKIVQDHKVSVLFSAPTAVRVLKKQDPAYLSKYDLSSLKALFLAGEPLDETTSDWISGAIGKPIVDNYWQTETGWPILAIQRGVEEMPGKLGSPGVPVFGFNVNVLNEDTAQPCKANEKGVVAIEGPLPPGCMQTVWGDDERFVKTYWSSFKTRQVYSTFDWGIRDEDGYFFILGRTDDVINVAGHRLGTREIEESISSHSAVAEVAVVGVADQVKGQVAVAFAILKSADAVNAAQAKTLEAEIMKVVDSQLGAVARPARVYFVNVLPKTRSGKLLRRSIQAVCEGRDPGDMTTIEDPTALAQIKNAMA, encoded by the coding sequence GTGGTTGAGCAAGCGAAGCACCAGTCCAATGGGACTTATCAGAATTTGTACGATGAATCCATCCGCAATCCCAAGGGTTTTTGGGCCCGTCAGGCGGATTTGATTCATTGGCAAAAGCCGTTTGAGAAAGTGCTGGATGACAGCAAACCCCCTTTTGCCGCTTGGTACGTGGGTGGAGAAACCAATCTGTGTTACAACGCGGTGGACCGACACTTAGACCAATTGGGCGACAAGCCAGCTTTGATTTATGTGTCCACAGAAGTAGATCAAGAAAAGGTTTACACATTCCGCCAATTGCACCAAGAAGTGCAAATTGCTGCTGCGATGCTGCAAAAAATGGGTGTGAAAAAAGGCGACCGTGTGTTGATCTACATGCCCATGATTCCAGAAGCGACCTTTGCAATGCTGGCTTGTGCGCGAATCGGTGCAATTCATTCGGTGGTGTTTGGCGGTTTTGCATCACACAGCCTTGCTTCACGAATTGAAGACGCAAAACCGAAGGTGATTGTTTCGGCCGATGCAGGTTCACGCGCTGGCAAGGCAGTCGCTTACAAACCACTTTTGGACGAAGCGATTGCCCGTTCAAGCTACAAGCCTGGCCATGTGTTGATGGTGAACCGGGGTTTGGTGCCATTTGACACAGTGGAGGGGCGAGACCACGACTACGCTGCATTGCGCAAAGAACTGGCCACGGCCAAAGTGCCAGTAACCTGGCTTGAGGCGACAGACACCAGTTACATTTTGTACACCAGCGGTACCACCGGCAAACCGAAGGGTGTGCAGCGCGACGTAGGCGGGTACGCCGTGGCTCTTGCGGCTTCCATGAAATACATTTTCATGGGCGAGAAGGGAAAAACGTTTTTTGCGACCAGCGACATTGGCTGGGTTGTGGGGCACAGCTACATTATTTACGGCCCTTTGATCGCAGGCATGGCCACGGTGATGTACGAGGGCTTACCCATTCGGCCTGACGCCGGCATTTGGTGGAAGATCGTTCAGGATCACAAGGTGTCGGTGTTGTTCTCGGCACCAACGGCTGTGCGCGTGCTGAAAAAACAGGATCCCGCCTATTTGAGCAAATACGATTTAAGTTCGCTGAAAGCATTGTTTCTGGCGGGCGAGCCTTTGGATGAAACCACTTCAGACTGGATTTCAGGGGCTATTGGAAAGCCGATCGTTGATAACTATTGGCAAACCGAAACTGGCTGGCCAATTTTGGCGATACAGCGTGGCGTTGAGGAAATGCCCGGTAAGTTGGGCAGCCCCGGTGTGCCAGTGTTTGGTTTCAACGTGAATGTGTTGAATGAAGACACCGCGCAACCCTGCAAGGCCAACGAAAAAGGGGTGGTGGCCATTGAAGGGCCACTGCCTCCCGGTTGCATGCAAACCGTGTGGGGCGATGATGAGCGGTTTGTAAAAACCTACTGGTCGAGCTTTAAAACCCGGCAAGTTTATTCCACTTTCGATTGGGGCATTCGCGATGAGGACGGGTACTTCTTTATTCTCGGCCGCACCGACGATGTGATCAACGTGGCGGGTCACCGCCTGGGTACCCGGGAAATTGAGGAGAGTATTTCTTCTCACTCCGCGGTGGCGGAAGTGGCCGTGGTGGGTGTGGCCGATCAGGTGAAGGGGCAGGTGGCTGTGGCGTTTGCCATTTTGAAGTCGGCTGACGCAGTCAACGCGGCACAAGCCAAAACACTGGAAGCCGAGATCATGAAGGTGGTGGATTCCCAGTTGGGCGCAGTGGCCAGGCCCGCGCGCGTTTACTTTGTGAATGTGTTGCCCAAGACCCGTTCCGGCAAATTGCTGCGCAGGTCAATTCAGGCGGTGTGCGAAGGCCGGGACCCAGGCGACATGACCACCATTGAAGACCCCACCGCACTTGCGCAAATCAAGAACGCAATGGCGTGA
- a CDS encoding extracellular solute-binding protein — protein sequence MNNTFKKLISVSIAGLIGVSAAAQADEKVINLYSARHYSTDEKMYEDFTKQTGIAIKRLELGDEALLERMRSEGARSPADVVLLVDAARLATAQQDGLFQPVKSKVLSDKIPAQFTGENGLWYAFSARSRVIVYNKANVDPKLAQNYEDLAKPALKGKVCTRTGSHPYMLSLMSSMINHLGEKGAETWAQGVVANMARSPKGGDTDQIRAVASGECGVALTNSYYWVRLLNSSKPEDKEVVSKVGFIWPNQSSYGVHMNVSGGAVAKNAPNRDGAIKFLEYLASDSAQKYFANGNNEWPTVPGVKVDNPALESLGTYKQDVTPSKTLAANTALSQQIMDRVGYK from the coding sequence ATGAATAACACTTTCAAAAAACTGATTTCAGTTTCCATCGCTGGCTTGATTGGCGTAAGCGCTGCCGCTCAGGCTGACGAGAAAGTCATCAACCTGTACTCGGCCCGCCATTACTCGACAGATGAAAAAATGTACGAGGACTTTACCAAGCAAACTGGCATTGCCATCAAGCGCCTCGAATTGGGCGATGAGGCTCTGCTTGAGCGCATGCGCAGCGAAGGCGCGCGTAGCCCTGCCGACGTGGTATTGCTGGTGGATGCTGCACGCCTTGCAACAGCCCAACAAGATGGCCTGTTTCAGCCCGTGAAGTCCAAAGTGCTCAGCGACAAAATCCCGGCGCAATTTACTGGTGAAAATGGCCTGTGGTATGCATTCTCAGCACGCAGCCGTGTGATTGTGTACAACAAAGCAAACGTCGACCCCAAGCTTGCCCAAAACTATGAAGACTTGGCCAAGCCCGCATTGAAGGGCAAGGTTTGCACCCGCACGGGCTCACATCCCTACATGCTTTCTTTGATGAGCAGCATGATCAACCACCTGGGTGAAAAAGGCGCTGAAACCTGGGCACAAGGCGTGGTCGCCAATATGGCTCGCAGCCCCAAGGGCGGTGATACTGATCAAATTCGTGCAGTGGCGTCTGGCGAGTGTGGCGTGGCCCTGACCAACAGCTACTACTGGGTTCGCTTGTTAAACTCATCAAAACCTGAAGACAAGGAAGTGGTGTCCAAGGTTGGTTTCATTTGGCCCAACCAAAGCAGCTATGGCGTGCACATGAACGTGTCTGGTGGTGCTGTGGCCAAAAACGCACCCAATCGCGATGGTGCAATCAAGTTTCTGGAATATCTGGCCAGCGACTCCGCCCAAAAATACTTCGCAAATGGCAACAATGAATGGCCAACAGTGCCTGGCGTGAAAGTAGACAATCCTGCTTTGGAGTCTTTGGGGACTTACAAGCAAGACGTAACACCTTCCAAAACACTGGCGGCGAACACGGCCTTGTCCCAGCAAATTATGGATCGCGTGGGTTACAAGTAA
- a CDS encoding TetR/AcrR family transcriptional regulator, with protein sequence MKKANHNNKNAAPTLETKRLGTRKVPKEQRMSQILDVAGSVFSRHGFHSTSMEQIAEGAGVTKPLLYRYFGSKDALYLATITQVGNHLMSGLTLLMANPNPKERLKLIMLSFLTFVERHREGWSVLYNEALTSVGPVGEKVAFFRNSFIEASAKTIEELNDPSKAKSSDKAGIQAVALANIMVGAVEAGARWWIQHPEIPIRDMQKMIETSLMPGLSER encoded by the coding sequence GTGAAAAAAGCGAACCACAACAACAAAAACGCGGCGCCTACCCTCGAGACAAAACGCTTGGGCACACGAAAGGTGCCCAAAGAACAACGCATGAGTCAAATTCTGGACGTGGCAGGCTCAGTGTTCTCCCGCCACGGTTTTCACTCCACCAGCATGGAGCAAATCGCCGAAGGCGCTGGCGTAACAAAGCCTCTGCTTTACCGCTATTTTGGCTCGAAAGATGCGCTTTACCTGGCCACCATTACCCAGGTCGGCAATCACCTGATGTCGGGCCTAACCTTGCTGATGGCCAACCCAAACCCCAAAGAGCGGCTGAAGTTGATCATGCTCAGCTTTTTGACGTTTGTGGAACGTCACAGGGAAGGTTGGTCAGTGCTTTACAACGAGGCGCTCACCAGTGTGGGGCCAGTCGGCGAGAAGGTTGCTTTCTTCAGAAACAGCTTTATTGAGGCCTCGGCCAAAACCATTGAAGAACTCAACGATCCATCAAAAGCCAAAAGTAGCGACAAGGCCGGCATACAAGCCGTGGCCTTGGCCAACATCATGGTTGGCGCTGTTGAAGCGGGTGCGCGTTGGTGGATTCAACACCCGGAAATTCCGATTCGCGACATGCAGAAAATGATCGAAACCAGTTTGATGCCGGGACTGTCGGAACGATAG